Below is a window of Lytechinus variegatus isolate NC3 chromosome 4, Lvar_3.0, whole genome shotgun sequence DNA.
AGCCTATAAAGGGCCAAGCGAAGGCAATTGCTTCTACCTCCGGCCGGCCATTCAGGCGCGGCTGCCATCGGCGCTGTCGATAATTTCCAGCTAACGTTAGGCCTTATTTAAACTAGTCTAGGGTCGACTGACTTTGTTAACATCTACTTTAGATATCCAATTAGGATCTACCGTAGGCCTATGCAATAAATGTTctaagttagacttatgactaTGTGCAGCAAATGAAATATTAGGCCCTATTTCAGAATCGAAAATTTTAATGTTAAATATTTAATGTGCTGACAATGGAGGGTGAAGCGTGAGTTACTGAACATTTTAATTAAGATTAATTATTTCCATTCAAATTCTTAAAGAGCTTCAGGTTCAAATCCAACATGGCagagcagaaaaaatatttcatcactTAAAATGTTGCAATTCATTTGCCTACTCATATTGTACAATTTTAGCTTGTCGATACATGTCTCATGGTCCATGCATGGACATGGTCCATGGAGAAGAGTTAGATCTAGCCTTGTTCTAGCTTTTGACAtttgcttgttttgtttttgtttttttggtcTCCAGTGCTCCCTGTCAGAAGATGTCAGCTTTGGAGAACCAACCACATTTGACCTGCCAGGAGTTAAGTAAGCAATGCAATGATGTTGATTCCAGTTCCTCACAGCTATGCAATCGCTGGGCACGCAGGAGTCTTCGTAAAAATGCACCAAGTGGATCATATCAGCCGAGCATATACAGAAAGGTAGGGTACAGAAAGACCTGGGGGGATTTTGTCAGTGACTGTGACTAATTTGCACTCGGCCAATCAGAGGCAAAGATTTGCATTACTTAGGAC
It encodes the following:
- the LOC121413114 gene encoding uncharacterized protein LOC121413114, which translates into the protein MEGEAAPCQKMSALENQPHLTCQELSKQCNDVDSSSSQLCNRWARRSLRKNAPSGSYQPSIYRKVSVGSISQSSDPHPVGEPSGTRYYHNRLEELSKELEMLDDQYVDEDDDDDDDPEEVIHLGRVA